The following are encoded together in the Dyella terrae genome:
- a CDS encoding DUF4279 domain-containing protein gives MGTFERSEATIRVIGDSLNPEEVTALLGCEPTASQRTGEEIVGRTTGAVRVARTGLWRLHAAQRDPEDLPGQIDELLGRLTGDMSAWATVGSVVCLGSPPHAHILPLR, from the coding sequence GTGGGGACATTCGAACGGTCTGAGGCGACGATTCGCGTCATCGGTGACTCCCTCAATCCCGAGGAAGTTACCGCGCTACTTGGTTGCGAGCCAACGGCGTCGCAGCGGACGGGTGAGGAAATTGTCGGACGGACAACAGGAGCTGTTCGCGTCGCGAGAACTGGCTTGTGGCGTCTCCATGCAGCGCAGCGGGATCCGGAGGACCTGCCCGGTCAGATTGACGAACTTCTTGGGAGGCTGACCGGCGACATGAGCGCCTGGGCAACAGTCGGTTCCGTAGTCTGCCTGGGCAGTCCACCACACGCGCACATTCTGCCGTTGCGGTGA
- a CDS encoding SMI1/KNR4 family protein, which produces MTGSWAGYIAALASDARFGLPASPEEVTRVEKDLGIALPAELKLLLGECDGVVADYGANVVWSASELLHRNQGMRDADSLRDLYMPFGNLLFFGDDGGGDLFAFAVQGNGSIRRSDIFRWEHETDGRIWFAASLKDFLGRRLSQGG; this is translated from the coding sequence ATGACTGGATCTTGGGCGGGATACATCGCAGCGCTAGCGAGCGATGCACGATTTGGATTGCCTGCAAGTCCTGAAGAGGTGACGCGGGTAGAAAAGGATCTTGGAATAGCTCTGCCTGCAGAGCTGAAGCTTCTCCTGGGTGAGTGCGATGGAGTTGTCGCGGACTACGGGGCTAATGTCGTCTGGTCAGCTTCAGAGCTACTACACCGAAATCAGGGAATGAGAGATGCTGACAGCCTTAGAGACCTTTACATGCCGTTTGGGAATCTATTGTTCTTTGGCGATGATGGTGGCGGCGACTTGTTTGCGTTTGCGGTGCAAGGCAACGGCTCGATCCGTCGGTCAGACATTTTTCGCTGGGAGCATGAGACGGACGGGCGCATCTGGTTTGCTGCGAGCCTGAAGGATTTTCTCGGGCGGCGTTTGTCCCAAGGTGGCTAA
- a CDS encoding contact-dependent growth inhibition system immunity protein, which translates to MELLEQFFGGYFHQDWPEDESSWQAVVGRYRAEGTDLEAGRVAEEIVQLIRRYPDDDSLAAKLSQLGCYYWPGANDLYRAWLFEVADTLR; encoded by the coding sequence GTGGAGCTGCTTGAACAATTCTTTGGTGGCTACTTTCATCAAGACTGGCCTGAGGACGAATCTTCCTGGCAGGCAGTCGTCGGGCGATATCGTGCCGAGGGGACGGACTTGGAGGCGGGGCGTGTTGCGGAGGAGATCGTGCAATTGATCAGGCGCTACCCCGACGATGATTCCCTCGCTGCCAAACTGAGTCAGCTGGGGTGCTACTACTGGCCGGGCGCGAACGACTTGTATCGCGCGTGGTTGTTCGAGGTCGCGGATACTCTGCGATAA
- a CDS encoding DUF6228 family protein: MSDFLIKDVNSSTTFRFEGSIPADLTGYDGCSFSASVSSHELNAVTKVYDVRPDRWAAFFRDLAAHWRGWQGVKDHESLEGHLRLEAEAADSLGHIRLRICLRGVDAPHLWRAETSLIVEAGQLDDLARRAEGYFGTASPV; the protein is encoded by the coding sequence ATGTCGGACTTCTTGATCAAGGACGTAAACAGCAGCACTACCTTTCGATTCGAGGGCAGTATCCCCGCTGATTTGACGGGCTATGACGGCTGCTCGTTCTCCGCGAGCGTTTCATCGCACGAGCTGAACGCTGTCACGAAGGTCTACGACGTTCGGCCTGACCGTTGGGCTGCCTTTTTCAGGGATCTGGCCGCCCATTGGCGGGGCTGGCAGGGCGTCAAGGATCATGAATCCTTGGAAGGCCATTTGCGTCTAGAAGCGGAGGCTGCTGACTCACTTGGGCATATTCGACTGCGCATTTGCCTCAGAGGTGTTGATGCTCCCCATTTGTGGAGGGCGGAGACCTCATTGATCGTTGAGGCAGGGCAGCTTGACGATCTGGCCCGCAGAGCCGAGGGTTATTTTGGGACGGCAAGTCCCGTTTGA
- a CDS encoding DUF6881 domain-containing protein: MIYIDVIWHHDNPAYPVRLVSELDEKRWEHRKLEFYRDGRVGAASAAGATLDTALGLEPVPSVDEINQDREFTAKAMDPGAFQALWSEQGLD; encoded by the coding sequence ATGATCTACATTGACGTGATTTGGCACCACGACAATCCAGCTTACCCAGTGCGTTTGGTATCTGAGCTCGACGAGAAGCGTTGGGAGCATCGAAAGCTGGAGTTCTATCGCGATGGGCGAGTCGGGGCGGCCTCGGCGGCAGGAGCGACACTCGACACCGCCTTGGGTCTAGAGCCCGTTCCATCCGTCGACGAAATTAACCAAGACCGAGAGTTCACAGCGAAGGCTATGGATCCCGGTGCTTTCCAAGCGTTGTGGTCGGAACAGGGGCTCGACTGA
- a CDS encoding DUF4260 domain-containing protein, whose amino-acid sequence MPGATVGAVRVVLRLEGLCVLVAALLGYSKYGFGWGTFALFFLTPDLSLIGYLRGSKVGAVTYNLAHSYIGAIVCLAVGTVLPAPTMLCIGLIWCAHVGFDRTLGYGLKYSAGFGLTHLGRMGHIPLVTSGAEEEVCP is encoded by the coding sequence ATGCCTGGTGCAACGGTAGGCGCTGTGCGAGTCGTGCTTAGGCTGGAAGGGCTTTGTGTTCTGGTCGCGGCGTTGTTGGGGTACTCGAAATACGGTTTTGGCTGGGGGACATTTGCCCTGTTCTTCCTTACGCCAGACCTTTCGCTTATCGGCTATCTCAGAGGCTCAAAAGTCGGTGCCGTCACTTACAATCTGGCGCATTCATATATTGGCGCCATCGTTTGCCTTGCCGTCGGCACGGTACTTCCGGCACCAACCATGCTCTGCATAGGGCTTATTTGGTGCGCACACGTGGGTTTCGACCGAACTCTCGGCTATGGCCTCAAGTATTCGGCTGGCTTTGGCCTTACTCACCTTGGTCGTATGGGCCACATTCCGCTTGTTACTTCTGGTGCTGAAGAAGAGGTATGCCCCTGA
- a CDS encoding DUF3011 domain-containing protein, translated as MYLTFSRVLFYTSLLGLILFAGCAADPQWHDGDRGHGRGETQTLSCASDSNAYRHCDVDGRLLKARLRERRSVSKCEYGSSWGWSRHGIWVDKGCRADFDVLVD; from the coding sequence ATGTACCTCACCTTTTCTCGCGTTCTTTTCTACACGTCACTGCTCGGACTGATCCTGTTTGCCGGCTGTGCCGCCGATCCTCAGTGGCACGATGGAGACCGTGGACACGGTCGTGGCGAAACGCAGACATTGTCCTGCGCCAGTGACAGCAACGCCTATCGGCACTGCGACGTCGACGGTCGATTGCTTAAGGCGCGTCTGCGCGAACGCCGGTCTGTGTCCAAGTGCGAGTACGGCAGCAGCTGGGGATGGTCACGCCACGGTATCTGGGTGGACAAGGGATGCCGTGCGGATTTCGACGTCCTCGTTGACTGA
- a CDS encoding MipA/OmpV family protein, which produces MKSFRLSYLVLALPLFTPTVHAQDANVGTSYVGGGVAYLPRYAGSNEYRVTPLVDASFAFDNGFFIDGTQGAGFRFRLTDYLFVTTSAGMDPGRKDQDDVARPGSDFLKGMGDIKPSVLANVGFGVKIGQRADIGLIASKSMNHADYGMSYHLTGHVLAWGGARDSIDLNAALHYGNDKYNQTYFGVTSVQAANTHFQRFLPGAGLNAAAAGVTWTHRFGEHWMTRFSAEGVRYLKDVANSPIVQKRTGYLASASVDYRF; this is translated from the coding sequence TTGAAATCGTTTCGCCTCTCGTACCTTGTGCTCGCGCTGCCACTGTTCACGCCAACCGTTCACGCTCAGGACGCGAATGTCGGCACCTCCTACGTTGGCGGCGGCGTCGCCTACCTGCCTCGCTACGCTGGCAGTAACGAGTATCGGGTGACTCCGTTAGTTGATGCCTCGTTTGCCTTCGATAATGGCTTCTTCATCGACGGCACGCAGGGCGCTGGCTTCCGCTTCCGGCTCACTGATTACCTTTTCGTGACCACTTCTGCAGGCATGGATCCAGGTCGAAAGGACCAGGATGATGTCGCGCGCCCTGGTTCCGATTTCTTGAAGGGCATGGGTGACATCAAACCCTCCGTGCTCGCCAACGTGGGCTTCGGCGTCAAGATCGGTCAACGCGCAGACATCGGGCTTATCGCAAGCAAGTCCATGAATCACGCAGATTACGGCATGAGCTACCACCTTACGGGTCACGTGCTCGCGTGGGGCGGAGCGCGCGACAGCATCGATCTCAACGCAGCCCTGCATTACGGCAACGACAAGTACAACCAGACCTACTTCGGCGTGACTTCCGTACAGGCCGCGAATACGCATTTTCAAAGGTTCTTGCCGGGGGCCGGCTTGAACGCGGCCGCTGCAGGCGTCACATGGACACATCGCTTCGGCGAACACTGGATGACTCGCTTCAGCGCTGAAGGTGTGCGCTACCTCAAGGATGTTGCCAATAGCCCGATCGTGCAGAAGAGAACCGGGTATCTCGCCAGTGCTTCCGTTGATTACCGGTTCTGA
- a CDS encoding response regulator — MRLGRCYVGVIKVRDAMHKLLLIEDDHRLASLVSEFLSRYEFDVSICPRGDTAVAAFHEVSPVVVVLDLMLPGMDGVEVCRRLRQLGDTPIVMLTARADTMDQIAGLEIGADDYVLKPVEPRLLLARLRAVMRRHVSPERTDDASREHVMIFGGLRIDELSREVTWKGAAVELKTTEYNLLLAFARAPGRVLSRDELMKQLRGIEFDGLDRTIDAGVSRLRRRFDDLAQEPQKLKTVWGKGYLFNPYAWED, encoded by the coding sequence ATGCGCCTGGGGCGATGTTACGTTGGCGTAATTAAGGTTCGTGATGCCATGCATAAATTACTTCTCATTGAGGACGATCATCGCCTTGCGTCTCTCGTATCGGAATTTCTGAGCCGATATGAGTTCGACGTCTCCATCTGCCCGCGCGGCGACACCGCCGTAGCCGCATTCCATGAAGTTTCGCCTGTGGTGGTCGTACTCGATCTCATGCTGCCAGGCATGGACGGCGTAGAGGTTTGCAGGCGACTTCGGCAACTAGGGGACACTCCTATCGTGATGCTTACGGCGCGCGCCGATACCATGGACCAGATTGCTGGCTTGGAGATCGGTGCGGATGACTACGTGCTGAAGCCAGTAGAGCCAAGACTCCTCCTCGCACGCTTGCGCGCAGTGATGCGTAGGCATGTCTCGCCCGAACGAACCGATGATGCTTCGCGCGAGCACGTGATGATTTTTGGAGGTCTTCGCATCGACGAACTATCACGCGAGGTCACCTGGAAAGGCGCGGCCGTGGAGCTCAAGACCACCGAGTACAACCTGTTGCTGGCCTTTGCCAGGGCACCGGGCCGCGTACTAAGTCGCGACGAGCTGATGAAGCAGCTACGCGGTATCGAGTTCGACGGGCTTGACCGGACGATTGACGCGGGCGTGTCGCGATTGCGCAGGCGGTTCGACGATTTGGCGCAGGAGCCTCAGAAGTTGAAGACCGTGTGGGGCAAAGGCTACCTGTTCAATCCGTACGCGTGGGAGGACTGA
- a CDS encoding ATP-binding protein produces the protein MLRTFYKLYLTLIASIILAAFVVVPGMQYMLIPRLTPSDANDLRSTMYILRDMLSVQDEAKREKALDEVQPTLTMVRFDLLDRSSVVLTDDQQRHLDLGYAVDIDTPGTILLAIPPSHQLLRTRDLQAPGASSLFRVVAWTVVVAMLLGGLFFWLRSHWRDLEILREAAQRFGDGQLHVRSGLSARSSVAPLATRFDSMASRIQTLVSTQSEMINAISHELRTPIARFGFALALLKSARDEGERRRHIAAMSDDMAELDQLVSELLSYGALGQPGRDPEYCQVDIAEFIDSVIGSLALEMEARDIHCRVTILPTGAMAPIDPKRSARALINIVRNAMRYGRSQINITVTMTGEMLVIHVDDDGIGVPEADRKSIFEPFHRLDRSRDRSTGGFGLGLAIVRRAITSQGGSVEVDDSPTGGARFTLRLPVSTDVESTANTKAK, from the coding sequence ATGCTGCGTACGTTTTACAAGCTCTATCTAACGCTTATCGCCAGCATCATCCTGGCAGCGTTCGTCGTCGTTCCTGGCATGCAATACATGCTGATTCCCAGGTTGACGCCATCAGACGCAAATGATCTACGTTCGACCATGTATATCCTGCGCGATATGCTGTCCGTTCAGGACGAGGCCAAGCGAGAAAAGGCCCTCGATGAAGTACAACCGACGCTCACTATGGTTCGCTTCGACCTGCTTGATCGATCGTCTGTCGTTCTGACGGACGACCAGCAGCGCCATCTGGATCTCGGATATGCGGTCGACATCGATACTCCCGGCACCATCCTTCTTGCTATCCCTCCCTCTCATCAATTGCTGCGCACGCGCGACCTGCAGGCGCCGGGTGCAAGCTCCCTGTTCCGTGTCGTCGCGTGGACCGTGGTGGTCGCCATGCTGCTTGGCGGCCTGTTCTTTTGGCTACGGTCCCATTGGCGTGACCTCGAAATTCTTCGCGAGGCCGCTCAGCGCTTCGGTGACGGGCAACTCCATGTGCGCTCCGGTTTGTCGGCGCGCTCCAGCGTAGCGCCTCTGGCAACGCGCTTTGACAGTATGGCGAGCCGCATCCAGACCCTCGTGTCGACCCAGAGCGAGATGATCAACGCGATATCGCATGAGCTGCGCACGCCTATCGCCCGTTTCGGCTTCGCCCTGGCACTGTTGAAATCGGCCAGGGACGAAGGAGAACGGCGCCGCCACATCGCAGCCATGTCAGATGACATGGCTGAGTTGGACCAATTGGTCAGCGAACTGCTGTCATACGGTGCCCTGGGGCAGCCAGGCCGCGACCCGGAGTACTGCCAGGTCGATATCGCGGAATTCATCGACAGTGTGATCGGCAGCCTCGCGCTGGAGATGGAAGCGCGTGATATCCACTGCCGCGTGACCATTCTTCCGACCGGAGCGATGGCGCCCATCGACCCGAAACGCTCAGCGCGCGCCTTGATCAACATCGTTCGCAACGCGATGCGTTATGGACGAAGCCAGATCAACATCACCGTGACGATGACCGGTGAAATGCTGGTCATCCATGTCGATGACGATGGTATCGGTGTGCCAGAGGCTGATAGGAAGTCCATCTTCGAACCTTTCCATCGACTCGACCGTAGCCGTGACCGTAGTACCGGTGGCTTTGGTCTCGGACTGGCGATTGTCCGGCGCGCCATCACGTCACAAGGAGGCAGTGTCGAGGTTGATGATTCACCGACCGGCGGAGCTCGTTTCACGCTGCGGTTGCCCGTTTCTACGGACGTAGAAAGTACAGCGAATACCAAAGCAAAATAG
- a CDS encoding LysR substrate-binding domain-containing protein, which produces MPDSLLPLNALMEPLRGFVAVGRHMSVTLAAQELCLTQSAVSRQVQALEQRLGAKLLRRGHRSVTFTAEGERLFRDADLALRQLQQAVAAVATSTTTRPVTLSASIGLTALWLLPRLGRFQQRHPTIDLRVAASNRLVDLPAENVDLAIRYCAHADAPAGARHLFDERIAPVASALPKRRRLRTPADLDGQVLLEYEDPQRSWLQWRDWLQARGWKVKPKAILRFNQYDQVVHSALAGQGIALGRLPLLGQWLKDGHLRTLDTPRAPQGTDHAYLAATG; this is translated from the coding sequence ATGCCTGACAGCTTGCTGCCGTTGAACGCCTTGATGGAACCGCTGCGCGGCTTCGTGGCCGTGGGCAGACATATGAGCGTGACGCTCGCTGCGCAGGAGCTATGCCTGACGCAATCGGCCGTCAGCCGGCAAGTGCAGGCACTGGAACAACGGCTGGGCGCGAAGCTACTGCGCCGGGGGCATCGTTCGGTCACCTTCACCGCCGAAGGGGAACGCTTGTTTCGCGATGCGGATCTGGCACTGCGCCAGTTACAGCAAGCCGTCGCCGCCGTAGCGACCTCCACGACGACGCGGCCGGTTACCTTGAGCGCAAGCATTGGCCTCACCGCACTATGGCTGTTGCCACGTCTCGGGCGTTTCCAGCAACGGCACCCCACCATCGACTTGCGTGTGGCGGCGAGCAATCGTCTGGTGGATCTGCCCGCCGAGAATGTCGACCTCGCGATCCGTTATTGCGCCCACGCCGATGCACCGGCCGGGGCACGGCATCTGTTCGACGAGCGGATCGCTCCGGTGGCCAGCGCCCTGCCGAAACGACGGCGCCTGCGCACCCCCGCCGATCTGGATGGACAAGTGCTGCTGGAGTACGAAGATCCCCAGCGATCCTGGCTGCAATGGCGCGACTGGCTTCAGGCACGAGGCTGGAAGGTCAAGCCCAAAGCGATCCTGCGCTTCAACCAATACGATCAGGTTGTGCATTCGGCTCTCGCCGGCCAAGGCATTGCCTTGGGGCGTTTGCCACTGTTGGGCCAGTGGCTCAAGGACGGCCATCTGCGCACGCTGGATACGCCACGGGCGCCGCAAGGCACCGACCACGCTTATTTGGCTGCTACAGGGTGA
- a CDS encoding CmcJ/NvfI family oxidoreductase, translated as MSYPPDTTHASLLHSTAQRWSAPAPSTVEATLSYLVPGDATPVQYAYEPPAGVPWESGHFDDVPIPIGDARQRDSQPSIQREGFELWDAPTALRIDHDDEAIRRLYYPELEALVLSVTGGHRAYVFDHLVRRRDPIHAGLDFGRAKRGETAAPNARIHTDYTERSGQRRLGLVLGTHMPAGPAPRFCIVNVWRSLRGPVLDTPLAVCDARSVDAGELIEAEVRYPRRQGEIYLVARAPRHQWWYYAGMDLHEALVFKQYDSRLGGVSRFVPHAAFAHPDAPKDAPPRVSIEARCLVLFD; from the coding sequence ATGTCCTATCCTCCCGATACCACCCACGCGTCTTTGCTGCACTCGACAGCACAACGATGGTCCGCGCCAGCACCATCGACTGTGGAAGCTACGTTGAGCTATCTCGTGCCCGGTGATGCCACGCCGGTGCAATACGCCTACGAACCACCTGCTGGCGTACCGTGGGAAAGCGGTCATTTCGATGACGTACCCATCCCCATTGGCGACGCGCGCCAAAGGGATAGCCAGCCGTCCATTCAACGCGAAGGGTTCGAACTGTGGGATGCCCCCACGGCGCTGCGCATCGACCATGATGACGAGGCGATCCGCCGGCTCTACTACCCAGAGCTGGAAGCGCTCGTGTTGTCGGTAACGGGCGGCCATCGCGCCTACGTCTTCGATCACCTCGTGCGCCGACGCGACCCCATCCATGCGGGATTGGATTTCGGACGGGCCAAGCGTGGAGAGACGGCTGCGCCGAATGCACGCATCCACACCGATTACACCGAACGCTCCGGACAACGCAGGCTCGGCCTCGTGCTGGGCACGCATATGCCTGCAGGCCCTGCTCCGCGTTTTTGCATCGTCAACGTATGGCGCTCGTTGCGTGGCCCGGTGCTGGATACGCCGTTAGCCGTCTGCGACGCGCGCAGCGTCGACGCTGGCGAACTCATCGAGGCCGAAGTGCGCTACCCCCGCCGCCAGGGCGAGATCTACCTCGTCGCGCGGGCCCCGCGACATCAATGGTGGTACTACGCCGGTATGGATCTGCATGAAGCGCTCGTCTTCAAACAGTATGACTCACGCCTCGGCGGCGTTTCCCGCTTTGTGCCCCATGCCGCGTTTGCCCATCCCGACGCACCGAAAGACGCACCGCCACGCGTCAGCATCGAGGCGCGTTGCCTGGTGCTGTTCGACTGA
- a CDS encoding 2-hydroxychromene-2-carboxylate isomerase, with protein sequence MIECWFEFASNYSYLSVMRIEQEALARGVTVVWRPFLLGPIFQSLGWNNSPFVLQQAKGNYVWQDMPRQCRKYGLPWQQPSQFPRRSVLPTRIALLGEDQPWMGAYCRRIMQMNFAEDRDIDNVETVGEALTELGLPADQLLQDAGTEANKQRLRDRTELAKARGIFGAPTFFVGNDMYWGNDRLDDALADAATAHHTRRGHTV encoded by the coding sequence ATGATCGAGTGCTGGTTCGAATTCGCTAGCAACTACAGTTATCTCAGCGTGATGCGCATCGAGCAGGAGGCGCTCGCACGCGGTGTAACCGTCGTGTGGCGGCCCTTCCTGCTCGGGCCGATCTTCCAGTCCCTCGGCTGGAACAATTCCCCCTTTGTCCTGCAGCAGGCCAAGGGCAACTACGTCTGGCAAGACATGCCCCGCCAATGCCGCAAGTACGGCTTGCCCTGGCAGCAGCCCAGCCAGTTCCCGCGGCGCTCGGTGCTGCCCACACGCATTGCGCTGCTCGGCGAGGATCAACCATGGATGGGGGCTTACTGCCGCCGCATCATGCAGATGAATTTCGCTGAGGACCGCGATATCGACAACGTCGAAACCGTCGGCGAAGCACTCACCGAACTTGGCTTGCCCGCCGATCAGTTGCTGCAGGATGCCGGTACTGAGGCCAACAAGCAGCGCCTGCGCGATCGCACAGAGCTCGCCAAGGCGCGCGGCATCTTCGGCGCCCCGACGTTCTTTGTTGGCAACGACATGTACTGGGGCAACGATCGGCTGGACGACGCGCTGGCAGATGCGGCGACCGCGCACCACACCCGGCGAGGCCATACCGTCTGA